A stretch of the Octopus bimaculoides isolate UCB-OBI-ISO-001 chromosome 8, ASM119413v2, whole genome shotgun sequence genome encodes the following:
- the LOC106871892 gene encoding uncharacterized protein LOC106871892: MEKNNYKDFTTYAGRVNRECERFKWGILTSDLFKCLIFAWGLTAIKDTEVRMKILTKLEMNQDITLRKLLEDCNMILKVRHDTEEIQCRDCLQIKPVCKSWKTNKVFHDKQQKINPCMACGGRHLRKECPFKKAKCFHCLNTGHIKLHCRTKMMKNWTKQEKINSLSSEKKVCTMNRKSIKVRIETTCVKMQLDMGSDVTIINEETW, from the coding sequence ATggagaaaaacaattacaaagattTTACCACATATGCAGGTAGAGTgaacagagagtgtgagagattTAAATGGGGTATACTAACTTCAGACTTGTTCAAGTGCCTGATTTTTGCTTGGGGACTTACTGCTATAAAGGACACAGAAGTCAGAATGAAAATTCTCACAAAgctggaaatgaaccaggataTAACTCTCCGGAAGCTGTTAGAAGATTGTAACATGATATTAAAAGTAAGGCATGACACAGAGGAAATTCAATGCAGAGATTGTTTGCAGATAAAACCAGTGTGCAAGAGTTGGAAGACAAATAAAGTCTTTCACGATAAACAACAGAAGATAAACCCATGTATGGCATGTGGTGGTAGGCACCTGAGAAAAGAGTGTCCATTcaaaaaagcaaagtgttttcaTTGTTTGAACACAGGACACATTAAATTGCACTGCAGAACTAAGATGATGAAAAATTGgaccaaacaagaaaaaataaatagtttgtcatcaGAGAAAAAAGTTTGTACAATGAACAGAAAATCTATCAaggtgagaatcgaaaccacttGTGTCAAAATGCAATTAGACATGGGTAGTGACGTCACtatcataaatgaagaaacatggTGA